A portion of the Blastochloris tepida genome contains these proteins:
- a CDS encoding IS110 family transposase, with product MLVMLPHPTPFATHLVGIDVSKDWLDIAFDDTKVERVDNTPAALQRLARRLVKAGLTTAGLEPTGGYERLAVAVLREAGLTVLQVDSWRCRQFAKACGQRAKSDPLDARIIRAFMLHHPCRPFPEPSQAQSDLTAWVREITRAEADIRRLENRKAHPTLAAITARLDAEIAALRETVAAAEQAIEALIAADPAMDAKAKIITSVPGIANKTARVLLAEAPELGRFTPRQAGAIGGCAPYRNDSGKARRPAHIEAGRRALKRACYLAAFAAIHWNPWAKQLYADLKARGKPAKVALIAIARKLLTILNAMIRDNKPWRDPKTA from the coding sequence ATGCTTGTCATGCTGCCACACCCGACGCCGTTTGCCACCCACCTTGTGGGCATCGATGTCTCCAAGGACTGGCTCGACATCGCCTTCGACGACACCAAGGTCGAGCGCGTCGATAACACCCCCGCGGCTCTCCAGCGCTTGGCCAGGCGCCTGGTGAAGGCCGGGCTCACCACCGCCGGCCTGGAGCCGACCGGCGGCTATGAACGCCTGGCGGTCGCGGTGCTGCGCGAGGCCGGCCTCACCGTGCTGCAGGTCGACAGCTGGCGCTGCCGCCAGTTCGCCAAGGCCTGCGGCCAGCGCGCCAAGAGCGATCCGCTCGACGCCCGCATCATCCGCGCCTTCATGCTGCATCACCCCTGCCGGCCGTTCCCGGAGCCCTCGCAAGCGCAGAGCGACCTGACCGCCTGGGTGCGCGAAATCACCCGCGCCGAGGCCGACATCCGCCGCCTCGAGAACCGCAAGGCCCACCCCACCCTGGCGGCCATCACCGCCCGGCTCGATGCCGAAATCGCCGCCCTGCGCGAGACCGTCGCCGCGGCCGAACAGGCCATCGAGGCGTTGATCGCCGCCGATCCGGCGATGGACGCCAAGGCCAAGATCATCACCTCGGTGCCGGGGATCGCCAACAAGACGGCCCGCGTCCTGCTCGCAGAAGCTCCCGAACTCGGCCGGTTCACCCCCCGCCAAGCCGGTGCCATCGGCGGCTGCGCACCCTATCGCAACGACAGCGGCAAAGCGCGGCGGCCGGCCCATATCGAGGCCGGACGCCGCGCGCTCAAGCGCGCCTGCTATCTCGCCGCCTTCGCCGCCATCCACTGGAACCCGTGGGCCAAACAGCTCTACGCCGACCTCAAAGCCCGCGGAAAACCCGCCAAGGTCGCCCTCATCGCCATCGCTCGAAAGCTCCTGACCATCCTCAACGCCATGATTCGAGACAACAAACCCTGGCGAGACCCCAAAACCGCATGA
- the ntrC gene encoding nitrogen regulation protein NR(I), whose product MPAGSILVADDDAAIRTVLNQALSRAGYEVRSCGNAATLWRWVAQGEGDLVITDVVMPDENAFDLLPRIKKVRPELPVVVMSAQNTFLTAIRASERGAYEYLPKPFDLKELIAIVGRALAEPKGGRNAEDLGEPTDNIPLVGRSAAMQDIYRVLARLMQTDLTVMITGESGTGKELVARALHDYGKRSSGPFVAINMAAIPRDLIESELFGHEKGAFTGANARSSGRFEQAEGGTLFLDEIGDMPMEAQTRLLRVLQQGEYTTVGGRTPIKTDVRIIAATNKDLRLLIQQGLFREDLFFRLNVVPLRLPPLRERGEDIPDLVRHFFARIEREGLPAKTMDSGAIDRLKRYRWPGNVRELENLIRRLAALYPQDTITANLIDAELSQPEAEPGVDQPKSDDSLSNSVERHLSAYFSGFGDRLPPPGLYHRILREVEYPLLSVALAATRGNQIKAAELLGVNRNTLRKKIRDLDVQVVRTSR is encoded by the coding sequence ATGCCCGCCGGCAGCATTCTTGTCGCTGACGACGACGCCGCGATTCGGACAGTGCTGAATCAGGCGCTGTCGCGCGCCGGATACGAGGTGCGCTCCTGCGGCAACGCCGCGACGCTGTGGCGCTGGGTGGCCCAGGGCGAAGGCGACCTCGTCATCACCGACGTGGTGATGCCGGACGAGAACGCCTTCGACCTGCTGCCGCGCATCAAGAAGGTCCGCCCCGAACTGCCGGTGGTGGTGATGAGCGCGCAGAACACCTTCCTCACCGCCATCCGCGCCTCCGAGCGCGGCGCCTACGAATATCTCCCCAAGCCCTTCGACCTGAAGGAGCTGATCGCCATCGTCGGCCGCGCCTTGGCCGAGCCGAAGGGCGGCCGCAACGCCGAGGATCTGGGCGAGCCGACCGACAATATTCCGCTGGTCGGCCGCTCCGCCGCCATGCAGGACATCTACCGGGTGCTCGCCCGGCTGATGCAGACCGACCTCACGGTGATGATCACCGGCGAGTCCGGCACCGGCAAGGAACTGGTGGCGCGCGCGCTGCACGATTACGGCAAGCGCTCGTCCGGCCCGTTCGTCGCCATCAACATGGCGGCGATCCCGCGCGACCTGATCGAGTCCGAACTGTTCGGCCACGAGAAGGGGGCGTTCACCGGCGCCAATGCCCGCTCGTCCGGCCGCTTCGAGCAGGCCGAGGGCGGAACCCTGTTCCTCGACGAGATCGGCGACATGCCGATGGAGGCGCAGACCCGCCTGCTGCGCGTGCTGCAGCAGGGCGAATACACCACGGTCGGCGGCCGCACCCCGATCAAGACCGACGTGCGCATCATCGCCGCCACCAACAAGGACCTGCGGCTCCTGATCCAGCAGGGCCTGTTCCGCGAGGACCTGTTCTTCCGCCTCAATGTGGTGCCGCTGCGCCTGCCCCCCTTGCGCGAGCGCGGCGAGGACATCCCCGACCTCGTGCGCCACTTCTTCGCCCGCATCGAGCGCGAGGGCCTGCCGGCCAAGACCATGGATTCGGGCGCGATCGACCGGCTCAAGCGCTACCGCTGGCCCGGCAATGTCCGCGAGCTGGAGAATCTGATCCGCCGCCTCGCCGCGCTCTATCCGCAGGACACCATCACCGCCAATCTCATCGACGCCGAACTGTCGCAGCCGGAGGCCGAGCCCGGCGTCGACCAGCCCAAGAGCGACGATTCGCTGTCGAACTCGGTCGAGCGGCACCTCAGCGCCTATTTCTCCGGCTTCGGCGACCGCCTGCCGCCGCCCGGCCTCTATCACCGCATCCTGCGCGAGGTGGAGTATCCGCTGCTGTCGGTGGCGCTGGCGGCGACCCGCGGCAACCAGATCAAGGCCGCCGAGCTTCTGGGCGTGAACCGCAATACGCTGCGCAAGAAGATCCGCGATCTCGACGTGCAGGTGGTGCGCACCAGCCGCTAG